In a single window of the Rhodoferax saidenbachensis genome:
- a CDS encoding ATP-dependent DNA helicase — MALQEAVGRVFDSDGLLAQAVDEFKPRAGQTAMAMAVAQTMEHGGALVVEAGTGVGKTFAYLIPALLSGERALVSTATKALQDQLFGRDIPRLLKVLGLPLRVALLKGRSSYLCLHRMESARQSLFGNEAVALRHIAQVEAWSLVTRSGDLAEIPALDERSPVIPLVTSTRENCLGSRCPQASACHVNLARREAMAADVVVINHHLFFADLNVRESGVAELLPSVTSVVFDEAHQLNEIGVQFLGRQMGSGQLAGFSRDLAARGSQLALGVADWRALVESLEASIAALHQLCGSGARPGRRGWSLESPQGVDAQVWQQALDGMGTALAAAQEVLTHVAEMSPELALLRDRADSLLESLREFAQPVPAGVVRWMDVDQHFRWVQTPLDISQAMQARVLGLAVGDHGRKSWIFTSATLGHDAKMSLFVESCGLQGAQVLQVASPFDHAAQAALYIPRNFPKPNEASHSACVAALVADAATAIGGRTLVLTTTLRAMRAIGDALRQYFSGDAGLDVLVQGQSPKRELVERFSSAGTDGSKGCILVASASFWEGIDIPGDALQMVVIDKLPFAPPDDPLVQARAQQLESDGKNPFQHYHVPQAAIALKQGAGRLIRRETDRGLLVVCDVRLAQMGYGKKILAALPPMTRLETEDEFHAALLSLTRPSTTGRSPTSGP; from the coding sequence ATGGCGTTGCAGGAGGCCGTAGGCCGCGTTTTCGATTCCGATGGTTTGTTGGCACAAGCGGTCGATGAGTTCAAACCCCGTGCCGGCCAGACCGCCATGGCCATGGCGGTGGCGCAAACCATGGAGCATGGCGGCGCCCTGGTGGTGGAGGCCGGGACCGGTGTTGGTAAAACATTTGCTTACCTTATTCCTGCGTTGTTGAGTGGGGAGCGTGCGCTCGTGTCCACCGCCACCAAGGCGTTGCAGGACCAGTTGTTTGGCCGGGATATTCCGCGGCTCCTGAAAGTGTTGGGTTTGCCGTTGCGTGTGGCACTGCTGAAAGGCAGGAGTAGCTACCTGTGTTTGCACCGCATGGAGTCGGCCCGTCAGAGCCTGTTTGGCAACGAGGCCGTGGCGTTGCGGCATATCGCCCAGGTGGAGGCCTGGTCTCTGGTCACCCGTTCGGGGGACCTTGCGGAAATCCCTGCGCTGGATGAGCGCTCGCCGGTGATCCCGCTCGTAACCTCCACCCGCGAGAACTGTCTGGGTTCGCGCTGTCCCCAGGCCTCTGCCTGTCACGTGAATCTGGCGCGTCGAGAGGCCATGGCCGCTGATGTGGTGGTCATCAACCACCACCTTTTCTTTGCCGATTTGAATGTGCGTGAGTCGGGTGTGGCAGAGTTGCTGCCCTCCGTGACCTCCGTCGTGTTTGACGAAGCGCACCAGCTCAATGAAATTGGGGTCCAGTTTCTGGGGCGGCAGATGGGCAGTGGCCAACTCGCCGGTTTCTCCAGGGATCTGGCAGCCCGCGGCTCCCAGTTGGCGTTGGGGGTTGCGGATTGGCGGGCCCTGGTTGAATCGTTGGAGGCGAGCATTGCCGCCTTGCACCAGTTGTGTGGAAGTGGTGCGCGCCCTGGTCGGCGTGGCTGGAGTCTGGAGAGTCCTCAGGGCGTGGATGCGCAGGTATGGCAGCAGGCGCTGGATGGTATGGGCACTGCCTTGGCCGCTGCACAGGAGGTGCTGACGCATGTGGCCGAAATGTCACCGGAGCTTGCATTGTTGCGGGACCGGGCAGACAGTCTGCTGGAGTCCTTGCGGGAATTTGCCCAGCCGGTTCCCGCCGGTGTGGTGCGCTGGATGGATGTGGACCAGCATTTCCGTTGGGTGCAGACGCCGCTGGATATTTCACAGGCCATGCAGGCCCGTGTTTTGGGGCTTGCCGTGGGGGACCATGGCCGCAAGTCGTGGATATTCACCTCTGCCACGCTGGGGCACGATGCAAAGATGAGTTTGTTTGTGGAGTCCTGTGGTCTGCAAGGTGCGCAGGTGCTGCAGGTCGCCAGCCCTTTTGACCACGCGGCTCAGGCGGCCCTCTACATTCCCCGGAATTTTCCGAAACCCAATGAAGCGTCGCACAGTGCCTGTGTCGCCGCGCTGGTGGCCGATGCGGCCACCGCCATCGGCGGCCGTACTCTGGTGCTGACCACGACCTTGCGCGCCATGCGTGCGATTGGCGACGCATTGCGGCAGTATTTTTCAGGGGATGCGGGACTGGATGTGCTGGTGCAAGGCCAGTCGCCCAAACGCGAGCTGGTGGAGCGCTTCAGCAGTGCAGGCACCGATGGAAGCAAGGGCTGCATTCTGGTGGCATCGGCCTCTTTTTGGGAAGGCATAGATATCCCCGGTGATGCCTTGCAGATGGTGGTGATAGACAAGCTGCCCTTTGCCCCTCCCGACGACCCTCTGGTGCAGGCGCGGGCGCAACAGCTGGAGTCGGATGGGAAAAATCCCTTTCAGCACTACCACGTGCCGCAGGCTGCCATTGCACTGAAGCAGGGCGCGGGTCGCCTTATTCGTCGCGAAACAGACCGAGGCCTGCTGGTCGTCTGCGACGTGCGCCTGGCGCAGATGGGTTATGGCAAGAAAATACTGGCGGCGCTACCGCCCATGACGCGGCTGGAAACCGAGGACGAGTTTCACGCCGCGCTGCTGTCGCTTACCAGACCTTCCACCACGGGTCGGAGTCCGACTTCCGGCCCTTAG
- a CDS encoding YdcH family protein gives MTANLHSPERRLIELRMEHGDLDALIDRAAEVVPVDELMMRRLKKKRLALRDEIARVERELHPNEPA, from the coding sequence TTGACTGCCAACCTCCATTCCCCTGAACGCCGTTTGATCGAGTTACGCATGGAGCACGGTGATCTGGACGCCCTGATCGACCGCGCGGCAGAAGTGGTACCGGTGGACGAACTCATGATGCGCCGCCTGAAGAAAAAGCGCCTGGCGCTGCGCGATGAAATCGCCCGTGTAGAGCGAGAACTCCACCCCAATGAGCCGGCTTGA
- a CDS encoding PP2C family protein-serine/threonine phosphatase, protein MATGYRLTASTGIHKGDRDYQQDQVALLKHSRVNGCVLAIVADGMGGRSGGRKASDQVMMTAKQLFERYDPDTDDAAATLAQVVQEAHIVIKLTAISSEEEPHSTLAAFLINPGGDCHWAHTGDSRIYQYHGSQFVKRTMDHSYVQALVNRGEITEEQAAIHPQSNILMGCLGTENDPPVDFHFIPKLRSGDVLMACSDGVWHYFNAGEIGSVLSTLSAREATEFLIEKARSRGHGTGDNLSLVVVKLEPLENN, encoded by the coding sequence ATGGCTACTGGTTACCGACTCACCGCATCCACGGGCATCCACAAAGGCGACCGCGACTACCAGCAGGACCAGGTAGCCTTGCTCAAACATTCCCGCGTGAATGGCTGCGTGTTGGCCATCGTGGCCGACGGCATGGGTGGACGCAGTGGTGGCAGAAAGGCATCCGACCAAGTCATGATGACCGCCAAGCAGCTCTTCGAGCGCTACGACCCCGACACCGATGACGCAGCTGCCACCTTGGCCCAGGTGGTGCAGGAAGCGCACATCGTCATCAAGCTGACCGCCATCTCTTCCGAAGAAGAGCCCCACAGCACATTGGCCGCTTTTTTGATCAACCCGGGCGGCGACTGCCACTGGGCACACACCGGCGATTCGCGCATCTACCAGTACCACGGCAGCCAGTTCGTCAAGCGCACCATGGACCACTCCTATGTGCAGGCACTGGTCAATCGCGGCGAGATCACCGAAGAGCAAGCAGCGATACACCCCCAGTCCAACATCCTGATGGGCTGCCTGGGCACCGAGAACGACCCGCCCGTAGACTTCCACTTCATCCCCAAGCTGCGCTCAGGTGACGTGTTGATGGCCTGCAGTGATGGTGTCTGGCACTATTTCAACGCGGGAGAAATCGGTTCGGTGCTGTCCACGCTGTCGGCCCGCGAAGCCACCGAATTCCTGATTGAGAAAGCCCGCTCCCGTGGGCATGGCACGGGAGACAACCTCTCCTTGGTGGTTGTCAAACTCGAACCACTGGAAAACAACTGA
- the zapE gene encoding cell division protein ZapE, which translates to MSVKQTYEAELTARGYTADPAQLRAVEALERCARDWAHYKEKRSNALKKLINRPDIPRGVYMYGGVGRGKSFLMDCFYNAVPLKRKTRLHFHEFMREVHRELAELQGQANPLDILAERMAVRYKLICFDEFHVADVTDAMILHRLLFALFERGVGFVTTSNFKPDDLYPGGMHRDRVLPAIALLNEKLEVLNVDNGTDYRSRTMESVQMYHTPLGHTADVAMQTAFDALAESRDEDPILHIESRQIRAWRKAGGIVWFNFKTLCGGPRSQNDYLEIATQFHTVLLSDVPHMPVRMASEARRFTWLVDVLYDRRVKLIMSAEVEPEALYTEGPMAHEFPRTVSRLREMQSKEFLALERRVVDTGLT; encoded by the coding sequence CTGAGCGTCAAGCAAACCTACGAAGCCGAACTGACGGCCCGTGGCTACACCGCCGACCCGGCGCAATTGCGCGCCGTGGAGGCGCTGGAGCGCTGCGCGCGTGACTGGGCGCACTACAAGGAAAAGCGCTCCAACGCGCTCAAGAAGCTGATCAACCGGCCTGACATTCCGCGTGGCGTGTACATGTATGGCGGGGTGGGGCGGGGCAAGAGCTTTCTGATGGACTGCTTCTACAACGCAGTGCCACTGAAACGCAAGACGCGTTTGCATTTCCATGAATTCATGCGCGAAGTGCACCGCGAACTGGCCGAGTTGCAGGGGCAGGCCAATCCGTTGGATATCCTGGCCGAGCGCATGGCGGTGCGTTACAAGCTGATCTGCTTTGACGAGTTCCATGTGGCCGATGTCACGGACGCAATGATCCTGCACCGGTTGCTGTTTGCCTTGTTCGAACGCGGGGTGGGCTTTGTCACCACGTCCAATTTCAAGCCGGATGACCTGTACCCGGGCGGGATGCACCGCGACCGCGTCCTGCCTGCCATTGCACTGCTGAATGAGAAGCTCGAAGTCCTCAACGTGGACAACGGCACCGACTACCGCAGCCGCACCATGGAATCGGTGCAGATGTACCACACGCCGCTGGGCCATACGGCCGACGTGGCGATGCAAACCGCCTTTGATGCGCTGGCCGAGTCGCGCGATGAAGACCCGATACTGCATATCGAGTCGCGCCAGATCCGTGCCTGGCGCAAGGCCGGCGGCATTGTCTGGTTCAACTTCAAAACCCTGTGTGGCGGCCCACGCTCCCAAAACGACTACCTGGAAATTGCGACGCAGTTTCACACGGTGCTGCTGAGCGATGTGCCCCACATGCCGGTGCGTATGGCGTCCGAGGCGCGGCGCTTTACTTGGCTGGTGGATGTGTTGTATGACCGCCGGGTCAAGCTCATCATGTCCGCCGAAGTGGAGCCTGAAGCGCTGTACACCGAAGGCCCCATGGCCCACGAGTTTCCGCGTACGGTTTCGCGCTTGCGGGAAATGCAGTCCAAGGAATTTCTGGCGCTGGAGCGGCGGGTGGTGGACACGGGGCTGACATGA